In uncultured Methanobrevibacter sp., the following proteins share a genomic window:
- a CDS encoding amidohydrolase family protein codes for MQKVINAHCHIYPEKIASKAVKGIRDFYDLDMSLNGKVDNLIEDGNKVGVVHYLVHSVATTPKQVRSINEFISNVVKERPDLFTGFGTLHPDSDDIEGDFEHLIDLGLKGVKLHPDFQQFALNEDKAFKLGEVINEGNVPVLIHCGDYRYNYSNPEQLKPFLEKFPDMLVIGAHFAGWSVWAEATEKLAGTPNLYVDLSSSLYELSPQDAKKFIYKYGVDKVLWGTDYPMWEAENEMELFHKIGLTPEEENMILYENSAKILGIQ; via the coding sequence ATGCAAAAAGTAATAAATGCTCATTGTCATATTTATCCTGAAAAAATTGCTTCAAAAGCGGTTAAAGGAATTCGGGATTTTTATGATCTTGACATGTCGTTAAATGGTAAAGTTGACAATCTCATAGAAGATGGTAATAAAGTGGGTGTTGTTCATTATTTAGTTCATTCCGTTGCAACCACTCCAAAACAAGTAAGGTCAATTAATGAATTTATCAGCAATGTTGTAAAAGAGCGTCCTGATTTATTCACAGGTTTTGGAACCCTTCATCCTGATAGTGATGATATTGAAGGTGATTTTGAACATCTAATTGATTTGGGTCTTAAGGGAGTGAAACTTCATCCTGATTTTCAACAATTTGCCTTAAATGAAGATAAGGCTTTTAAACTTGGTGAAGTTATAAATGAAGGTAATGTTCCTGTCTTGATTCATTGTGGTGATTACAGGTATAATTATTCCAATCCCGAACAGTTAAAACCGTTTCTTGAAAAATTTCCAGATATGCTGGTAATTGGCGCTCATTTTGCTGGGTGGAGTGTTTGGGCTGAAGCAACAGAAAAACTTGCAGGAACTCCAAATCTTTATGTTGATTTGAGTTCCAGTTTATATGAATTGTCCCCACAAGATGCAAAAAAATTCATTTATAAATATGGTGTTGATAAGGTTTTATGGGGAACTGATTATCCTATGTGGGAAGCAGAAAATGAAATGGAACTTTTCCATAAAATCGGTTTGACTCCTGAAGAAGAAAATATGATATTATATGAAAATTCCGCAAAAATTTTAGGAATTCAATGA
- a CDS encoding HPP family protein, whose product MRAKELMDKDFVYLNCNDGVVEVSKVMEEIRRFTCPVVNDDKQLVGWVTSFDITRGLREGNEKISEIMSGYEEIATVHEMDPARKAVLLTANNKFVTVPVVNDNNQVIGMVRACDIVELLSDLYDIKVYKLYEAMQHQLKGVTWDELMAASALVSKKTTGQKISAKEYEENIMHSTFGEAIWATGGLEKFFAGLISVGEMVIARRVGNARK is encoded by the coding sequence ATGAGAGCAAAAGAGTTAATGGATAAAGATTTTGTATATTTGAACTGTAATGATGGTGTTGTTGAAGTTTCTAAAGTAATGGAAGAGATTAGGCGTTTTACCTGTCCTGTTGTAAATGATGATAAACAGCTTGTTGGATGGGTAACATCTTTTGATATTACAAGAGGATTAAGGGAAGGAAATGAAAAAATTTCTGAAATAATGAGTGGTTATGAAGAGATTGCTACAGTTCATGAGATGGACCCTGCAAGAAAAGCGGTTCTCTTAACTGCAAACAATAAGTTTGTTACAGTGCCGGTTGTTAATGACAATAATCAGGTTATTGGTATGGTCAGGGCATGTGATATTGTAGAACTGCTGTCTGATTTGTATGATATTAAAGTTTATAAGTTATATGAGGCAATGCAGCATCAGCTAAAAGGAGTAACATGGGATGAATTGATGGCCGCATCTGCTCTGGTATCTAAAAAGACCACAGGCCAAAAGATTTCTGCAAAAGAATATGAAGAAAATATTATGCATTCCACATTTGGTGAAGCTATTTGGGCAACTGGGGGATTGGAAAAATTCTTTGCAGGTTTAATTTCTGTCGGTGAAATGGTTATTGCCAGAAGAGTAGGTAATGCAAGAAAATAA
- a CDS encoding helix-turn-helix domain-containing protein translates to MARQVNINKDVSISEIRKVKRDLQKFVDLYEKVTFIEEIYCNNSVKSAMEKRGKTAQTGYKWVKDWNEKGFDGLFRKEGSGRNSKLSDLQFKVLRENVILKGLSSVQEVKMEIKNEFGVVYSERHLRRLIFDLGLEDMIISNHIK, encoded by the coding sequence ATGGCAAGGCAGGTCAATATTAATAAAGATGTCTCCATTTCTGAAATTCGTAAGGTTAAAAGGGATTTGCAAAAATTTGTGGATTTATATGAAAAAGTTACATTTATTGAAGAAATTTATTGCAACAATAGTGTTAAATCTGCTATGGAAAAAAGAGGAAAAACTGCTCAAACAGGTTATAAATGGGTTAAGGATTGGAATGAAAAGGGTTTTGATGGTCTGTTTAGAAAGGAAGGGTCTGGAAGAAATTCAAAATTGTCTGACCTTCAGTTTAAAGTTTTAAGAGAAAATGTTATCTTAAAAGGATTGTCTAGTGTTCAGGAAGTTAAAATGGAGATAAAAAATGAGTTTGGAGTTGTTTATTCCGAAAGACATCTTAGACGACTGATTTTTGATTTGGGTCTTGAAGATATGATTATTTCAAATCACATTAAATAA
- a CDS encoding nitrous oxide reductase family maturation protein NosD, with protein sequence MSKKSFILVLFVLVIISLNFCVAQEVNNGTDDGSAIMSAESVNSIAPSGQTALKSSSPIKTQIDVKSNTTFDVVGDYFKIKLSDENGVALKNTQVKFGLDEKTFTKTTNSNGIASLQLNLKDGTYKITTKFLGNSNFKSSSKTVTITMSNTRIVDAGLSNSEIQKIIDNAKDKNIILFKGNTYSDINLVINKRLTLISNSNTVLKSSSANPVITIKGKNSSLTTINGFKIRGSGDGIKIVDSDYVTVVSNDISTNGNAILAAGTTYLNITKNSIVENSKSGIVIANAISTYIFNNKINDNGINGIELAKSDKAYIHGNSILNNAQNGILTSNSVNGVNYGSGPENLYISKNTINNNKINGIYIKKAGDNINIKGNVILRNSGNGISITDIGSNVIQSNEIAYSIVGIKFNDEYLKPKNQDISYNVIHHSSHVAVEARDTYYYDYGEPLVIGDNWFTDDKLLCPKVRSNNMKFVVSQVGPNTFQATFYDSKGNIASLLPDRTLTYEIGGQKYTMTLSGGTGVFKVDAANGDLVKATVDSSHRDNTYNEEIKSSSNPTNGVSPSYDYPDIPYVPDEGMEGDSGSGSGGNGNGNGNGGNANSGNGQSSQSEDNVGNSTNGQRSEPAAGANNPVNDAANAYDAQDVSSQASSSEGNSGGSGSAGSQKQSVVKQIIFDEDEFYKVSGILFIVLLIICTVIFYYRKDISEMMSEM encoded by the coding sequence ATGAGCAAGAAATCTTTTATTTTGGTACTGTTTGTATTGGTTATTATTAGCTTAAATTTCTGTGTTGCGCAGGAGGTTAATAATGGTACCGATGATGGTTCCGCAATAATGTCGGCTGAAAGTGTTAATTCAATTGCTCCTTCTGGCCAAACGGCTTTAAAATCATCATCTCCAATTAAAACCCAAATTGATGTTAAAAGCAATACTACCTTTGATGTTGTTGGAGATTATTTTAAAATTAAATTATCTGATGAAAATGGCGTTGCATTAAAAAATACTCAAGTTAAATTTGGTCTTGATGAGAAGACATTTACTAAAACAACAAACTCTAATGGAATAGCTTCTCTTCAACTAAATTTAAAGGATGGAACTTACAAAATTACAACAAAATTTTTAGGAAATTCCAATTTTAAATCCTCTTCAAAAACAGTTACAATAACAATGAGTAACACACGTATTGTGGATGCAGGATTGTCAAACTCTGAAATTCAAAAAATTATTGATAATGCAAAGGATAAAAATATTATTTTATTTAAGGGAAACACTTACTCAGATATTAATTTGGTAATCAATAAGCGTTTGACTTTAATCAGTAATTCAAATACAGTTTTAAAATCAAGTTCTGCAAATCCTGTAATCACTATTAAAGGCAAAAATTCTTCCTTAACCACAATTAATGGTTTTAAAATTCGAGGTAGTGGTGATGGAATAAAAATTGTTGATTCTGATTATGTAACTGTGGTTTCAAATGACATTTCAACAAATGGCAATGCTATTCTAGCGGCAGGAACAACTTATTTAAATATCACTAAAAATAGCATTGTTGAAAACTCAAAAAGCGGAATAGTAATTGCAAATGCCATTTCAACTTATATTTTTAACAATAAGATAAATGACAATGGAATCAATGGTATTGAATTGGCGAAATCTGATAAGGCTTATATCCATGGAAATTCTATTTTAAATAATGCTCAAAATGGTATTTTGACATCTAACAGTGTCAATGGTGTTAATTATGGTAGCGGACCGGAAAATCTCTACATTTCTAAAAATACTATAAATAATAATAAAATTAATGGTATTTACATTAAGAAAGCTGGAGATAATATTAACATTAAAGGAAATGTTATTCTACGTAATTCTGGTAATGGGATTTCCATTACTGATATTGGAAGTAATGTAATTCAATCCAATGAAATTGCATATAGTATTGTAGGAATTAAATTCAATGATGAATACTTAAAGCCTAAAAATCAGGATATCAGCTATAATGTAATTCATCATTCAAGCCATGTTGCCGTTGAGGCAAGGGATACCTATTACTATGATTATGGGGAGCCACTGGTAATCGGAGATAATTGGTTTACTGACGATAAATTGCTTTGTCCGAAAGTCAGGTCAAATAATATGAAATTCGTCGTTTCTCAAGTGGGTCCAAATACTTTCCAGGCAACTTTTTATGATTCTAAAGGAAATATTGCCAGTTTATTGCCAGATAGAACTTTAACCTATGAAATTGGCGGTCAAAAGTACACCATGACTTTGAGTGGTGGAACAGGAGTATTTAAAGTGGATGCAGCAAATGGAGATTTGGTAAAAGCAACTGTGGATAGTTCACATAGGGACAATACATATAATGAAGAGATTAAAAGTTCTTCAAATCCAACAAACGGTGTATCTCCAAGTTATGATTATCCTGACATACCATATGTGCCAGATGAAGGGATGGAAGGAGATTCTGGATCAGGGTCTGGTGGAAATGGTAATGGTAATGGCAATGGTGGAAATGCTAATTCAGGCAACGGCCAATCCTCACAGTCTGAGGATAATGTCGGAAACAGTACTAATGGTCAAAGAAGTGAACCTGCAGCGGGAGCCAATAATCCAGTAAATGATGCTGCAAATGCTTATGATGCCCAGGATGTGTCTTCACAGGCAAGTTCTTCTGAAGGGAATTCTGGCGGTTCTGGCAGTGCAGGTTCTCAAAAACAGTCTGTTGTCAAGCAAATAATATTTGATGAAGATGAATTTTATAAAGTTTCAGGCATTTTGTTTATCGTTTTGTTAATTATTTGCACAGTTATATTCTATTATCGTAAAGATATCTCTGAAATGATGTCTGAAATGTAA
- a CDS encoding Ig-like domain-containing protein produces the protein MYSKTKWALICFILVLFNMAVVCASDVNSTGLGINQVDDSIAIDNTNLNELNAVNDVEISSSQNDSNLKESNDDVLNKNLNDDIYSDSIGKEKLDTTFTAVSTKVVKGSYFQVYLKDSNNNVIKNASVVFTLDKKNFNAVTDSNGIASLKISKNIGNYSVKATFKGDNKYNSVSKTFKLVVPMITSILIGNDKLLTNGYLKIYLQSNYASAVSGKTIKITVGGKKFTKKTNSEGVVVIKPKLSTKTYLVTVTFAGTSDTAESSASKNVTGVKGNVKSPFYYSVPSKNGVPDLDYMPSKYIMGNENAKYTLLKAQYLSVIKRDSYCLFLKNKLTKYVLFKTKAEPKYIHMIKREKWNVIERALNTRIVLKNKYNYWPVQITANLKGKSYTYSEVRDVQDTGYTCGPTSSSMCSQVLRNYVNEWHLGVKSGTNYYDGSSTSGLKRGLEKFNMKCTVYYKSSFYSKAIKELKKGGCALIFHTWGHYVAVLDISSDGKKVLVGNPSGDYDHGSHNIPTNWMTVDYLYNQFNDYDTSGLIVKLKYSLSKTTKTQVKNFYSNMGSWSRGNTNERIPQI, from the coding sequence ATGTATTCAAAAACGAAATGGGCATTAATTTGTTTTATTTTAGTTTTATTCAATATGGCCGTTGTTTGTGCTAGTGATGTGAATTCAACAGGACTGGGAATAAACCAAGTTGATGATTCAATCGCAATTGATAACACTAATTTAAATGAATTAAATGCAGTAAATGATGTGGAGATATCTTCTTCACAAAATGATTCTAATTTAAAAGAATCAAATGATGATGTTCTTAATAAAAATTTAAATGATGATATTTATTCAGATTCAATTGGAAAAGAGAAATTAGACACAACTTTTACAGCTGTTAGTACAAAAGTTGTCAAAGGTTCTTACTTTCAGGTTTACTTAAAAGATTCAAATAATAATGTTATTAAAAATGCTAGTGTAGTTTTTACTTTGGATAAGAAGAATTTTAATGCTGTAACAGATTCTAATGGTATTGCAAGTCTCAAAATTTCAAAAAATATTGGGAATTATTCAGTAAAGGCTACATTTAAAGGAGATAATAAATATAATTCAGTTTCAAAAACATTTAAACTTGTTGTTCCAATGATAACTTCAATTCTTATTGGTAATGATAAGTTACTGACCAACGGATATTTGAAAATTTATCTGCAAAGTAATTATGCGTCAGCAGTATCCGGTAAAACTATAAAGATTACTGTTGGCGGTAAAAAATTCACTAAAAAGACAAATTCTGAGGGCGTTGTTGTAATTAAACCTAAATTAAGTACTAAAACTTATCTAGTTACAGTTACTTTTGCTGGAACCAGTGATACAGCTGAATCATCAGCATCCAAAAATGTCACCGGAGTAAAAGGTAATGTTAAAAGTCCTTTCTATTATTCTGTACCTTCTAAAAACGGTGTTCCTGATTTAGATTACATGCCTAGTAAATACATTATGGGTAATGAAAATGCTAAATACACTCTTTTAAAAGCCCAATATCTTTCTGTAATTAAAAGAGACAGTTACTGTTTGTTTTTAAAAAATAAATTGACTAAATATGTTTTATTTAAAACAAAAGCCGAACCTAAATATATTCATATGATTAAAAGAGAAAAATGGAATGTTATTGAAAGAGCACTTAATACTAGAATTGTTCTTAAAAATAAATACAATTATTGGCCTGTTCAAATTACTGCAAATTTAAAAGGAAAATCATATACCTATTCTGAAGTTAGGGATGTGCAGGATACAGGTTATACTTGCGGTCCGACATCATCCAGTATGTGCAGTCAAGTTTTAAGAAACTACGTCAATGAATGGCATTTGGGTGTAAAGTCAGGTACTAATTATTATGACGGTTCAAGTACAAGTGGTCTTAAAAGAGGATTAGAGAAATTTAATATGAAATGCACTGTTTACTATAAAAGTTCATTTTATTCTAAAGCGATTAAAGAACTTAAAAAAGGTGGATGCGCATTAATATTCCATACTTGGGGTCATTATGTGGCTGTTTTAGATATCAGCAGTGACGGTAAAAAAGTTCTAGTAGGTAATCCTTCAGGAGATTATGATCATGGAAGTCATAATATTCCAACAAATTGGATGACTGTAGATTACTTGTATAATCAGTTTAATGATTATGATACTTCTGGTTTGATTGTTAAACTTAAATATAGTCTAAGCAAGACCACTAAAACACAAGTCAAAAATTTTTACTCTAACATGGGCTCATGGTCTAGAGGAAATACAAATGAAAGAATTCCTCAAATTTAA
- a CDS encoding 4Fe-4S binding protein, with translation MKVSFIKQMKNLEREVLLKSVELDDDGDDFQFELDDFSTQEEIIAVAPKCVRCNTCVEACPVNAIEPANIFRIAKITDKCVKCEICVQTCPISAIKLIDNSVIYDNGEERDVIEYNLSNVRSPHRVVRMNNISIDYSIDNNWDDCANLCPTNAFTLEFKEFFDDLNMDLGIDLIENELYPYINEKMCIGCGACVEISLNDNAVELDRYIGPIIHSRNIDINHESCVNCYLCEENCPTGAIELIDGEVVLDNDKCIRCIECTHHCPVGALKRIDIE, from the coding sequence ATGAAAGTATCTTTTATAAAACAGATGAAAAATTTGGAACGTGAAGTTCTTTTGAAATCTGTTGAATTAGATGATGACGGGGATGATTTCCAATTTGAGTTGGATGATTTTTCCACTCAGGAAGAAATTATCGCTGTTGCACCTAAATGTGTAAGATGTAATACCTGTGTTGAAGCATGTCCAGTTAATGCAATCGAACCAGCTAATATATTTAGAATAGCTAAAATAACTGATAAATGTGTAAAATGTGAAATTTGTGTACAGACTTGTCCAATTTCAGCCATTAAATTGATTGACAATTCAGTTATTTATGATAATGGGGAAGAAAGGGATGTTATTGAGTATAATCTAAGCAATGTCCGGTCTCCTCATAGAGTAGTTAGGATGAATAATATTTCAATTGACTATTCAATTGATAATAATTGGGATGATTGTGCTAATTTATGTCCTACAAATGCATTCACTCTTGAATTTAAAGAGTTCTTTGATGATTTGAATATGGATTTGGGCATTGATTTAATTGAAAATGAACTCTATCCATATATTAATGAGAAAATGTGTATCGGATGTGGGGCATGTGTTGAAATTTCACTAAATGACAATGCCGTTGAGCTTGATAGATATATTGGACCTATAATTCATAGTAGAAATATTGATATCAATCATGAATCTTGTGTAAATTGTTATTTGTGTGAAGAAAATTGCCCAACAGGGGCTATAGAATTAATCGATGGAGAAGTTGTCCTTGACAATGATAAATGTATCAGATGTATTGAATGCACTCATCATTGTCCTGTAGGGGCATTGAAAAGAATCGATATTGAATAA
- a CDS encoding MFS transporter, with protein MNVKLDRGMSTLLVFIVAAAILSAAQSVVTTGIAGIMADFHVSSTTAQWIYSSFLLVLGVMIPLSAYITRRFKVKTILLSSLALFLVGSLLAYVSPNIIVLIIARVIQAIGSGILLPITQIVLFKVIPEEKWQVYMGLFGFIIGIAPALAPTAGGMIIDYVGWRSIFLIFAGMVFILILIALVVVKLEFETGDYPLDVLSLILCVLACVGIMLGFSNIAGYGFDLVYVILPIVVGTFSLIFFVRRQFNIKTPLVDLHALKNKYFFFGTLFSALLYFTMCGLNVIMPLFVQTVTSHNATTSGLILLPATLVMIVFNFVGPLLANKIGVRKVLIMSCVFSIVGYLIMMTYDSNSSVEYMVVTQIIRAIGAGLGLMPAVTWTIAVVSGDVEDATAINNTVRQIIGAIGSAVAVVLMTVFAGGALAHNRVSVAAFGQTSLVMSILAVICLVIVILYIKDEIHDLM; from the coding sequence ATGAATGTTAAATTAGATAGGGGAATGTCAACATTACTTGTTTTCATTGTTGCTGCAGCTATTTTAAGTGCTGCTCAGAGTGTGGTAACAACGGGTATTGCAGGAATCATGGCTGACTTTCATGTTTCTTCAACTACTGCCCAATGGATTTATTCATCATTCTTGTTGGTTTTAGGGGTTATGATTCCATTATCTGCTTATATTACTCGTCGTTTTAAAGTTAAAACTATTTTATTGTCTTCATTGGCTCTATTTTTGGTTGGGTCTTTATTGGCGTATGTGTCTCCGAATATTATTGTATTGATTATTGCTAGAGTTATCCAGGCTATTGGTTCTGGAATTTTGCTTCCGATTACTCAAATCGTGCTTTTTAAGGTTATTCCGGAGGAAAAATGGCAGGTTTATATGGGATTATTTGGTTTCATAATTGGAATTGCTCCTGCATTGGCTCCGACTGCGGGCGGAATGATTATTGATTATGTTGGGTGGAGATCCATATTTTTAATCTTTGCAGGCATGGTATTCATTTTAATATTGATTGCATTGGTTGTTGTTAAATTGGAATTTGAAACCGGCGATTATCCTTTGGATGTGTTATCCTTAATTTTATGTGTTTTGGCATGTGTTGGAATAATGCTTGGATTTTCAAACATTGCAGGATATGGATTTGATTTGGTTTATGTAATTTTACCAATTGTTGTAGGTACATTCAGTTTAATATTCTTTGTACGTCGCCAATTTAACATTAAGACACCATTGGTTGATTTACATGCTTTAAAAAATAAGTATTTCTTTTTTGGAACATTATTTTCAGCATTGCTCTATTTCACAATGTGTGGATTGAATGTTATAATGCCTTTGTTTGTTCAGACTGTCACTTCTCACAATGCAACAACTTCAGGTTTAATTTTGCTTCCTGCAACTCTTGTCATGATTGTATTTAATTTTGTAGGTCCTCTATTGGCTAATAAAATTGGTGTTAGAAAAGTATTAATCATGTCATGTGTCTTTTCGATTGTTGGTTATCTGATAATGATGACTTATGATTCAAACTCTTCTGTTGAATATATGGTCGTTACTCAAATAATAAGGGCTATAGGTGCAGGTTTGGGTTTAATGCCTGCTGTAACATGGACTATTGCAGTTGTATCCGGTGATGTGGAGGATGCGACAGCTATCAACAATACAGTAAGACAAATCATTGGTGCAATAGGATCTGCCGTTGCTGTGGTTTTAATGACTGTTTTTGCAGGAGGGGCACTGGCTCATAATCGTGTTTCTGTAGCAGCATTCGGACAGACCTCATTGGTCATGTCTATTCTGGCAGTTATTTGTTTGGTGATTGTAATATTATATATCAAAGATGAAATTCATGACTTGATGTAA